The window ATCAAGTTTAATTTCTCACATAATGGCGGTACACCACAACAACCTATCGATTTCCCAGATCTAGAAGCATTCGGAAATAACAATTACAGTTTAGAGTTGCGCGACTTAGCGCGAGTTTTAGATTGGTTGGAAACTTCAGATTTGCCGGTGAATCAAAAAGACATCAACCTTATAGGACATTCCAGAGCTGGCGGAATCACAACCATAACAGCAGCAAACGACAAACGCATCAATAAACTCATCACACTAGCCGGAGTGGCAGATTATGAGGAACGGTTTCCCACAGGAAAAGAGCTAGAACAGTGGAAAACACAGGGTGTTTACCATGTCAAAAATGGTCGTACTCATCAAGAAATGCCCTTTTTCTATCAGATGTATGAAGACTTTTTAGAAAATAAAGCAGCACTAGATATTCTCGAAGCAGCAGCTCAA of the Nonlabens marinus S1-08 genome contains:
- a CDS encoding alpha/beta hydrolase family protein, with product MMNTKNNLQIPSENGKSILLDYTYEPQETPLPVIIFCHGLKGFKDWGVWDLMGAAFAKANYLFIKFNFSHNGGTPQQPIDFPDLEAFGNNNYSLELRDLARVLDWLETSDLPVNQKDINLIGHSRAGGITTITAANDKRINKLITLAGVADYEERFPTGKELEQWKTQGVYHVKNGRTHQEMPFFYQMYEDFLENKAALDILEAAAQLSIPHLIVHGTADPTVDVGDAHRLKSASKYGQLSLIRNADHVFGASHPWQSALMPADLRLAVQCMMNFLNNK